The following proteins are encoded in a genomic region of Pirellulales bacterium:
- a CDS encoding sigma-54 dependent transcriptional regulator — protein sequence MSTVMIVDDEQAIAWALTRLAREEGHQTLVAASAEDAVRQAKGQSLQLVFLDVRLPGASGLDVMRQLAAGNGKPRIVVMTAFGDLDVAVRSFGQGAFEYLVKPFDLDAALQVMRRALATSQSSTNQPQHVSSPDLLLGRCPAMQEVFKRIAMVARSDANVIVSGESGVGKELVARAIHEHSARVDGPWAMMHFPAMSPPWLDDALEGPNGLSAAVGGTLLLSDIGEASLDVQAQLLHALEQTFSAAAWGAGDSPSRIRLMATTRRDLKEEIRAGRFREDLYYRLAMFEIDVPPLRSRGDDVRLLAERFLAEESGAARGLRLSSSALQLLLGYDWPGNVRELRNVVRAAALVAREGEIHAEHVAIGDSDSTHDEQLLGAVRDWTQRRLAEANEPLNLYEKFLLTAEKPLFDAVLARTGNNRALAAEMLGMHRATLRKKLGTTD from the coding sequence ATGTCGACCGTCATGATCGTCGACGATGAACAAGCCATTGCCTGGGCGCTGACCAGATTGGCGCGAGAAGAAGGCCACCAGACGCTGGTCGCCGCCTCGGCGGAAGACGCCGTGCGCCAGGCCAAGGGCCAATCCCTCCAACTCGTGTTTCTCGATGTGCGCCTGCCGGGCGCCAGCGGGCTGGACGTCATGCGGCAATTGGCCGCTGGGAACGGCAAGCCGCGCATCGTAGTGATGACCGCCTTTGGCGACTTGGATGTGGCGGTCCGATCCTTTGGACAGGGCGCCTTTGAATATCTTGTCAAACCGTTCGACCTCGATGCGGCGCTCCAGGTGATGCGACGAGCGCTGGCCACATCTCAAAGCTCGACAAATCAGCCGCAGCATGTCTCATCGCCCGACCTGCTGCTGGGACGCTGCCCCGCCATGCAGGAGGTCTTTAAGCGCATCGCCATGGTCGCCCGCAGCGACGCGAATGTGATCGTCAGCGGGGAAAGCGGCGTCGGCAAGGAATTGGTGGCTCGCGCCATCCACGAACATTCCGCGCGCGTCGATGGACCCTGGGCGATGATGCATTTTCCCGCCATGAGTCCGCCGTGGCTTGATGATGCTCTCGAAGGGCCCAATGGGCTATCCGCCGCTGTGGGCGGAACGCTGTTGCTGAGCGATATTGGCGAGGCGTCGCTCGATGTCCAAGCTCAACTGCTCCACGCGCTGGAACAAACCTTCAGCGCCGCGGCATGGGGAGCTGGCGATTCGCCCTCGCGCATTCGCCTGATGGCGACGACCCGTCGCGATCTGAAAGAGGAAATTCGCGCGGGCCGATTTCGTGAGGATCTGTACTATCGCCTGGCCATGTTCGAAATCGACGTGCCCCCTTTGCGGTCTCGCGGAGACGACGTGCGATTGTTGGCCGAACGCTTTCTGGCCGAGGAGTCGGGCGCCGCGCGCGGATTGCGACTTTCGTCCTCCGCGTTGCAATTGCTGCTTGGTTACGATTGGCCCGGTAATGTGCGCGAACTGCGCAACGTGGTGCGCGCCGCGGCGCTGGTCGCGCGCGAGGGGGAGATCCACGCCGAGCATGTGGCCATTGGCGACAGCGATTCCACGCACGATGAACAACTACTAGGCGCGGTGCGCGATTGGACCCAGCGCCGCCTGGCGGAAGCCAACGAGCCGTTGAACCTCTATGAGAAATTCCTGCTCACGGCGGAAAAACCGCTCTTCGATGCGGTACTCGCGCGCACCGGCAACAACCGCGCGCTAGCGGCGGAGATGCTCGGCATGCACCGCGCCACTTTGCGAAAAAAATTGGGTACGACCGACTAG
- a CDS encoding HNH endonuclease has translation MSSLAVGSEALSASVLVLNRSYLAVHVVNVRRALGLLFRDLAEVIHVEDGQYANHTFDSWREVSELRANFKEKDDDWIRAVNFELQVPRVIRLLFYERLPKQTIRFNRRNIFARDSNRCQYCGKRFPTTELSLDHVVPRSRGGDTTWENIVCACVRCNVKKGGRTPLEANMKLVRPPFKPKRSPQLTIKLGNPKYESWKSFLDNAYWSVDLK, from the coding sequence ATGTCGAGTCTGGCTGTCGGCAGCGAGGCGCTGAGCGCAAGCGTGCTCGTACTGAATCGCTCATATCTCGCCGTTCATGTTGTGAACGTGCGTCGTGCGCTCGGATTGTTGTTTCGCGATCTGGCCGAGGTCATCCATGTGGAAGACGGCCAGTACGCCAACCACACCTTCGATTCCTGGCGCGAGGTGAGTGAACTGCGCGCGAACTTCAAGGAAAAGGACGACGATTGGATTCGCGCTGTCAACTTTGAGTTGCAAGTGCCGCGCGTAATCCGGCTGCTGTTCTATGAGCGCTTGCCGAAACAGACGATTCGTTTCAATCGACGGAACATCTTTGCCCGCGACAGCAACCGCTGCCAATACTGCGGCAAGCGATTTCCAACGACTGAGTTGAGCCTCGATCACGTTGTGCCGCGCAGCCGGGGAGGCGACACAACCTGGGAGAACATTGTTTGCGCCTGTGTGCGTTGCAACGTGAAGAAGGGTGGTCGCACGCCGCTGGAGGCAAACATGAAGCTGGTGCGACCGCCGTTCAAACCCAAACGCAGCCCGCAGTTGACCATCAAGCTGGGCAATCCCAAGTACGAAAGTTGGAAGTCGTTCTTGGACAACGCCTACTGGTCGGTCGATTTGAAATAA
- a CDS encoding thermonuclease family protein: MVWRRQFRHDPWALLAVIILSAIVAWLSRDNPAPSHTQPPLATSASTVARVVDGDTLLMEDHSRVRLIGVDTPETKKENTPVQPWGPEASRFTRNLIDDQNGQVRLEFDREQIDQYGRKLAYVWVGDRLLNEELLRAGLARALFNHPYSPDMKDRFRRAQDSAKRDRTGIWSDASSAPRRQSGGLQANRPL; encoded by the coding sequence ATGGTGTGGCGCCGGCAATTCCGTCATGATCCATGGGCGCTGCTGGCCGTCATCATTTTGTCTGCGATCGTCGCTTGGCTGTCGCGCGACAATCCAGCGCCCTCCCACACTCAGCCCCCGCTCGCGACCAGCGCTTCGACAGTCGCCCGAGTGGTCGATGGCGACACACTGTTGATGGAAGATCACAGCCGGGTACGGCTCATTGGCGTCGACACACCAGAAACCAAGAAAGAAAACACGCCCGTCCAGCCGTGGGGGCCAGAAGCCTCGCGATTTACCCGCAATTTGATCGACGACCAAAATGGCCAAGTGCGACTGGAATTCGATCGCGAGCAGATCGACCAATACGGGCGAAAATTGGCCTATGTTTGGGTGGGCGATCGGCTACTGAACGAAGAATTGCTGCGCGCCGGTTTGGCGCGTGCGCTCTTCAATCATCCCTATTCGCCCGACATGAAAGACCGCTTTCGACGCGCGCAGGACTCCGCCAAGCGGGATCGCACCGGCATTTGGTCTGATGCGTCCTCCGCGCCAAGGCGTCAATCAGGTGGTTTGCAGGCGAATCGGCCCCTATAA
- a CDS encoding DUF1592 domain-containing protein — protein MRLSCKRATLSRWLPTTIACWALGCLQALAGESAAPPFSVDQLQPFVAKYCADCHSGDEAEAQLALDRYADLDAILKDRDRWEKVRDYVQMGLMPPENVPRPNTPEVTAFCDWLTGELEKADAAEPNNPGRVTMRRLNRAEYYNTIRDLVGIDFEPTKDFPTDEVGYGFDNIGDVLALPPTLLEKYLAAAEQITERAILTEPPKPPLASFDPGDCEATGGADKSGSISSSGELAAMFPSAQEGEYAIRITAFGAQAGDEPVRMEVRLDGKPVRVIDVSAVEDQPEVYEARARLPLGDRRISTAFVNDYYQPDDPDPGNRDRNLTVLRFEVEGPLDRPLEFPETHRRILFKTPAPLADAADYDACAREVLARFASRAYRRPATPEEVERLVALVRIARESGDSFERGVQVAVQAILVSPHFLYRVELNDNAAPGQPYEINDYELASRMSYFLWSSLPDEELTQLAAAGKLRNPAVREAQTRRMLADAKSAALVDNFASQWLQIRNLDTVSPDPKLFPSFDPKMRAAMRQETLLFFDSIVREDRSVLDLIAADYTFVNEQLAKHYGIEGVKGEEFRKVQSAQQHRGGVLTQGSVLTVTSDPTRTSPVKRGKWVLGQILGAPPPPPPPGVGELKIDPKVDTSASLRAQFEQHRADASCAACHRQMDPLGFGLENYNAIGAWREKEGDTPVDASGEMPGGATFSGPTGLQQVLLARADQFRRTLASQLLTYALGRGVERYDRRAIERIRAALVADADKFSRLVVEIVASDPFRMRRAPDAANESHVTGG, from the coding sequence ATGCGGCTGTCATGCAAGCGAGCGACGTTGTCGCGGTGGTTGCCAACCACAATCGCCTGTTGGGCATTGGGTTGTCTTCAGGCTTTGGCTGGCGAATCGGCCGCGCCGCCGTTTTCGGTCGATCAACTGCAACCGTTTGTCGCCAAATATTGCGCCGATTGTCATAGCGGCGACGAAGCCGAAGCCCAACTGGCATTGGACCGATATGCCGATTTGGACGCGATACTCAAAGATCGCGATCGCTGGGAGAAAGTGCGCGACTATGTGCAGATGGGACTAATGCCGCCGGAAAATGTGCCGCGCCCCAACACGCCGGAAGTGACCGCTTTCTGCGACTGGCTCACCGGCGAGTTGGAAAAAGCCGACGCGGCCGAACCCAACAATCCGGGACGCGTCACCATGCGGCGGCTGAATCGTGCGGAGTACTACAACACGATTCGCGACCTGGTGGGCATCGATTTTGAGCCCACCAAGGACTTTCCCACCGATGAGGTGGGGTATGGCTTCGACAACATTGGCGACGTCTTGGCGCTGCCACCCACTTTGTTGGAAAAGTACCTCGCGGCCGCCGAACAGATCACTGAGCGGGCGATACTGACCGAACCGCCGAAACCGCCCCTCGCGAGTTTTGATCCCGGCGATTGCGAAGCTACAGGAGGCGCCGACAAATCGGGCTCGATCTCCTCGTCCGGAGAGCTTGCCGCGATGTTCCCATCAGCCCAGGAGGGCGAATACGCGATTCGAATCACCGCGTTTGGCGCTCAGGCGGGAGATGAGCCGGTCCGCATGGAAGTTCGTTTGGACGGTAAACCCGTGCGAGTGATCGACGTGTCGGCCGTCGAGGATCAGCCGGAGGTTTACGAGGCCCGCGCTCGGTTGCCCCTCGGAGATCGCCGAATCTCGACGGCGTTCGTCAACGATTACTACCAGCCAGACGATCCCGATCCCGGCAATCGCGACCGCAATCTGACCGTGCTGCGATTCGAAGTGGAAGGGCCGCTCGATCGGCCGCTCGAATTTCCAGAGACACATCGCCGAATCCTCTTCAAAACTCCGGCGCCACTGGCCGATGCGGCGGACTACGACGCCTGCGCCCGCGAGGTGCTCGCTCGCTTTGCCAGTCGCGCCTACCGGAGGCCGGCGACGCCAGAAGAAGTCGAGCGACTGGTCGCGTTGGTGCGGATCGCGCGGGAGTCGGGAGACTCGTTTGAACGTGGTGTGCAGGTGGCAGTGCAGGCGATCTTGGTTTCGCCGCACTTTCTTTATCGGGTTGAACTCAACGACAACGCGGCGCCCGGTCAGCCATACGAGATCAACGACTACGAGCTTGCTTCGCGGATGTCATACTTTCTTTGGAGCAGCCTCCCAGACGAAGAGCTGACGCAGCTTGCCGCCGCGGGCAAACTTCGAAATCCGGCGGTTCGAGAAGCGCAAACTCGCCGCATGTTGGCCGACGCTAAATCGGCGGCACTGGTCGACAATTTCGCGTCGCAATGGTTGCAAATTCGCAACCTCGACACGGTCTCGCCCGATCCCAAGCTGTTTCCAAGCTTCGATCCCAAGATGCGCGCCGCGATGCGCCAAGAAACGTTGCTGTTTTTCGATTCCATCGTGCGCGAGGATCGCAGCGTGCTCGATTTGATCGCCGCCGACTACACGTTTGTCAACGAGCAACTTGCCAAGCATTACGGTATTGAAGGGGTCAAGGGGGAAGAGTTCCGCAAAGTGCAATCTGCCCAGCAGCATCGCGGCGGTGTGCTCACACAGGGGAGCGTGCTGACGGTGACCTCCGACCCCACCCGTACATCGCCAGTAAAGCGCGGCAAATGGGTGCTCGGGCAAATTCTTGGCGCCCCTCCTCCGCCACCGCCACCAGGTGTGGGTGAATTGAAAATCGATCCCAAGGTCGACACATCAGCAAGCTTGCGCGCGCAGTTTGAGCAACATCGCGCCGATGCGAGTTGCGCCGCATGCCATCGACAAATGGACCCCCTCGGATTCGGATTGGAAAATTACAACGCCATTGGGGCCTGGCGCGAAAAAGAGGGCGATACTCCGGTCGATGCTTCCGGCGAAATGCCCGGCGGCGCCACCTTTAGCGGTCCCACCGGTTTGCAGCAGGTGCTGCTCGCCCGGGCCGACCAGTTTCGTCGTACGCTGGCGTCACAATTGCTCACTTACGCCCTCGGCCGCGGCGTGGAACGTTACGATCGCCGCGCCATCGAGCGGATTCGGGCGGCGTTGGTCGCCGATGCAGACAAGTTCTCGCGACTGGTTGTGGAGATTGTCGCGAGCGATCCATTCCGCATGCGTCGCGCGCCAGACGCCGCAAACGAGTCGCACGTCACAGGAGGTTAG
- a CDS encoding DUF1552 domain-containing protein, with the protein MSKHWRISRRMLLKGLGAGLALPLFDAMAPTRLRASEAQQSPNRMAIVFVPNGVQMPDWTPTGEGRDYQLSPTLQTLAAQKNDFCVLSGLTQNWARAHGDGGGDHARSAATFLTGAHPYKTDGANLRAGISADQVAAEKLAHHTRLASLELGCEKGLQAGNCDSGYSCAYSANIAWRSPTTPMVKEVNPRLVFERLFGGDGASGSAEARERRQHYRQSVIDFVREDAQRLRGHLGQTDRGKLDEYLTAVRDIETRIERAEQFALRQLPTVDKPEGIPKDYVDHIRIMCDLLVLALQTDSTRVVTFMLGNEGSNRPYRFIDVPEGHHALTHHSGDQAKQAKVAKINRFHLEQFAYLLERMKSIAEGDGNLLDHSMVVYGSGIGDGNRHNHDDLPLLLAGRGCGTLEPGRHVRYANETPLNNLWLALLDRMDAGVESLGDSTGRLGSLLA; encoded by the coding sequence ATGTCGAAACACTGGCGGATTTCGCGCCGCATGTTGCTCAAAGGTCTCGGCGCCGGGTTGGCGCTGCCTTTGTTCGACGCGATGGCGCCGACGCGGCTGCGCGCGAGCGAAGCGCAGCAATCGCCCAATCGGATGGCGATCGTCTTTGTTCCCAACGGAGTGCAGATGCCCGATTGGACGCCCACAGGCGAGGGGCGCGACTATCAGCTTTCGCCGACGCTGCAAACCCTGGCAGCGCAGAAGAATGACTTCTGCGTGCTATCCGGCCTGACGCAAAACTGGGCCCGCGCACATGGCGACGGCGGCGGCGATCACGCCCGCAGCGCCGCCACGTTTCTCACCGGCGCGCATCCTTATAAGACCGATGGCGCCAATCTCCGCGCCGGCATCTCGGCCGATCAAGTCGCCGCGGAGAAGTTGGCCCATCACACGCGCCTCGCATCGCTCGAGTTGGGGTGCGAAAAAGGACTGCAGGCCGGCAACTGCGATTCCGGATATAGCTGCGCCTACTCCGCCAACATCGCTTGGCGCTCGCCAACCACGCCGATGGTCAAAGAGGTCAATCCGCGACTTGTCTTTGAACGCCTTTTTGGCGGCGACGGCGCCAGTGGGTCGGCCGAGGCGCGGGAGCGACGGCAACATTACCGCCAGAGCGTGATCGATTTTGTGCGCGAAGATGCCCAGCGCCTGCGCGGACACTTAGGGCAAACTGACCGCGGCAAGTTGGACGAGTACCTCACCGCGGTGCGCGACATCGAAACGCGGATCGAGCGCGCGGAACAGTTCGCGCTGCGGCAATTGCCAACTGTCGACAAACCGGAAGGCATCCCTAAGGACTACGTCGATCATATTCGCATCATGTGCGATCTGTTGGTGTTGGCCTTGCAAACCGATTCCACGCGTGTTGTCACCTTCATGCTCGGCAATGAGGGAAGCAACCGCCCGTATCGCTTCATCGATGTGCCAGAAGGGCATCACGCGCTCACCCACCACAGTGGCGACCAGGCCAAGCAGGCCAAGGTGGCCAAGATCAATCGCTTTCATCTGGAGCAATTCGCGTACCTGCTGGAGCGCATGAAATCGATCGCCGAGGGGGACGGCAACTTGCTCGATCATTCGATGGTCGTTTACGGATCCGGCATTGGCGACGGCAATCGCCATAACCACGACGACTTGCCGTTGCTCCTGGCCGGTCGTGGCTGTGGCACGCTGGAACCAGGTCGGCATGTGCGATATGCCAACGAAACCCCGCTCAATAATCTATGGCTGGCCCTGCTGGACCGTATGGATGCAGGCGTCGAATCGCTGGGTGATAGCACCGGCAGATTGGGTTCGCTGCTCGCGTGA
- a CDS encoding carbon storage regulator, with product MLVLSRKQGERIVVGGNIEIIVTELSGNRVRIGVSAPLEVSIRRGELKAETDQEADVADPWSACI from the coding sequence ATGTTGGTGCTCAGCAGAAAGCAAGGAGAGCGGATCGTTGTGGGCGGGAATATCGAGATCATTGTCACCGAGCTGAGTGGCAATCGAGTGCGAATCGGCGTCTCGGCCCCGCTCGAAGTTTCGATTCGCCGCGGCGAACTCAAGGCCGAAACCGATCAAGAAGCCGACGTCGCAGACCCCTGGTCCGCATGCATCTGA
- a CDS encoding HEAT repeat domain-containing protein, with translation MSQHGSRRQGVEPGEIAALISDWNRLGAAERSALVSAMESHAAATTDEVDGWLQAIAKIDPPLAEPDSLIAAMAGALRLAGPTARTGNHRRLTEFAIDQLEIIYRRLDSERLSRGTILRLLATDGGTAALARFAELVATAPPATAPVAAIPFAALLQLKEFDPSALFPRLLEALAYPQTAALVLDVANHWTRQGLLAAHPAVDRVATLSELLGDVIQRLTRFEEGSPKTDRTLAHARQTVEESVSLCVSLCDALGLIGDPRAAGKLHSTLEIGHRRLRVEAAAALARLGDSTGVDALVELAADPASRTRALAYLEELSAIDRAATTDRAPAARAAAQLSDWLAEPAQFGAPPHNIRAIDARRLYWPGYDEPVDCRLFVYEYRARNSGLSGVGIVGPVTFSLAADLEDLPPDDIYAAFAGWQAEHQEIFEIPIRELPPAEQAIYRGKAAQCAGDEYQDLDLVAVGHFFDDRTLIATARQGDRRGVLMVEAGQAEWYPVGHSRRPLGATEAYFIHKGRKLLGSFNPSGSSPLDEADEDHDAL, from the coding sequence ATGAGTCAACATGGATCACGTCGCCAAGGGGTTGAACCAGGCGAGATCGCCGCGCTCATTAGCGATTGGAATCGACTCGGCGCCGCGGAGCGGAGCGCGTTGGTCAGCGCGATGGAGTCGCATGCCGCAGCCACCACTGATGAAGTCGATGGCTGGCTCCAGGCCATTGCCAAAATTGATCCACCACTGGCCGAGCCCGACTCCCTGATTGCCGCGATGGCCGGGGCGCTGCGTTTGGCCGGCCCAACCGCACGGACTGGAAATCACAGGCGACTTACTGAGTTTGCTATCGACCAATTGGAGATCATCTATCGGCGGCTGGATTCCGAACGACTTTCTCGCGGCACGATACTACGGTTGCTGGCCACCGACGGCGGCACGGCCGCGTTGGCCCGCTTTGCCGAATTGGTGGCGACGGCGCCGCCAGCCACGGCGCCGGTGGCAGCGATTCCGTTTGCCGCCCTGCTGCAATTGAAGGAGTTCGATCCAAGCGCCTTGTTTCCGCGACTGCTCGAGGCGCTTGCCTATCCGCAAACGGCCGCGCTAGTGCTGGATGTCGCCAATCATTGGACCCGCCAGGGGTTGCTCGCTGCCCATCCAGCGGTCGATCGCGTGGCGACGCTTAGCGAGCTTTTGGGAGACGTCATTCAGCGTTTGACGCGGTTCGAGGAGGGTTCTCCGAAAACCGATCGCACTTTGGCGCACGCGCGGCAAACGGTCGAAGAAAGCGTGTCCTTGTGCGTCTCGCTTTGCGATGCGCTCGGCCTCATTGGCGACCCGCGCGCCGCCGGCAAATTGCATAGCACCCTCGAGATTGGACATCGGCGTTTGCGCGTGGAAGCCGCCGCGGCGCTGGCGCGCCTGGGCGACTCCACAGGAGTTGACGCCTTGGTGGAACTGGCGGCCGATCCGGCGTCGCGGACCCGCGCCCTCGCCTATCTCGAAGAGCTGTCCGCCATCGACCGCGCGGCAACCACCGATCGCGCGCCGGCCGCGCGGGCGGCGGCGCAACTATCGGATTGGCTCGCGGAACCGGCTCAATTTGGCGCGCCGCCGCATAACATTCGAGCGATCGATGCGCGGCGCCTGTATTGGCCCGGCTATGACGAGCCGGTGGATTGTCGCCTGTTTGTTTATGAGTATCGCGCACGCAACAGCGGCCTGAGCGGTGTTGGTATCGTCGGTCCGGTGACTTTCAGCCTGGCGGCCGACCTGGAAGACCTGCCGCCGGACGACATCTATGCCGCTTTCGCCGGTTGGCAGGCGGAGCATCAGGAGATTTTCGAGATCCCCATCAGGGAACTACCCCCCGCTGAACAAGCGATTTACCGAGGCAAAGCGGCGCAGTGCGCTGGCGATGAATATCAAGACCTAGATCTAGTCGCCGTAGGGCACTTCTTCGACGACCGCACCTTGATCGCCACGGCACGTCAGGGCGACCGCCGCGGCGTGCTGATGGTCGAAGCGGGCCAAGCCGAATGGTATCCGGTCGGCCACAGCCGGCGGCCCCTCGGCGCCACCGAGGCGTATTTCATCCACAAGGGGCGCAAGCTGCTCGGTTCGTTCAACCCCAGTGGCTCGTCGCCGCTCGATGAGGCAGACGAGGACCACGACGCTCTATAA
- a CDS encoding aminotransferase class IV, with the protein MSERIVYLNGQFVAESQARLSIYDSGVTMGDMAFEVTRTFHHRPFRLRQHLERLFHSLATIRVEAGVSLDKIESLTLETLERNLPTEPTEVDWNIIHHVSRGPAAAFAEAFSAADTRPTVAISCFPLTRKLAALAPRYESGLDLVVPPQRAIGRELLDPTIKTRSRIHYHIANFQAQDVLPGAWAVLATPDGRVTEGTSGNFFLVRDGQLVTPPAEDVLSGITRGVILELANELEIATAERNVRLSDAAAADEMFLTSTSIGILHGRSFNQNSVSHGRIGPVTRRLREALGRHVGLDFGDQARQYARMLGTSG; encoded by the coding sequence ATGAGCGAACGAATCGTCTATCTCAATGGCCAATTTGTGGCCGAGTCGCAGGCGCGCCTCTCCATCTATGACTCGGGCGTCACGATGGGCGACATGGCGTTTGAAGTCACTCGCACTTTCCACCATCGTCCATTTCGGCTCCGGCAGCACCTGGAACGATTGTTTCACAGCTTGGCGACCATTCGCGTCGAAGCCGGCGTCAGCCTCGATAAGATCGAGTCCCTGACGTTGGAGACGCTGGAGCGGAATTTGCCCACCGAGCCCACGGAAGTGGACTGGAACATCATTCACCATGTCTCACGTGGCCCCGCAGCGGCGTTTGCCGAGGCGTTTTCGGCGGCTGACACGCGCCCGACCGTGGCGATCAGTTGCTTTCCGCTCACCCGCAAACTGGCGGCGCTAGCGCCGAGATACGAATCGGGGCTCGATCTGGTGGTCCCGCCCCAGCGCGCGATCGGGCGAGAGTTGCTTGATCCCACCATCAAGACCCGCAGCCGAATTCACTATCACATCGCTAACTTTCAAGCGCAAGATGTTCTGCCCGGCGCCTGGGCGGTATTGGCCACGCCCGACGGCCGCGTGACCGAAGGCACCAGCGGCAACTTCTTCCTGGTCCGCGACGGCCAGTTGGTGACACCCCCTGCCGAAGATGTGCTGTCGGGCATCACGCGCGGCGTGATCTTGGAGTTGGCGAACGAATTGGAAATTGCCACCGCCGAGCGCAATGTGCGCCTGTCCGACGCCGCCGCGGCGGACGAAATGTTTCTGACTTCCACCAGCATTGGCATCCTGCATGGACGGTCATTCAACCAGAATTCTGTAAGCCATGGCCGGATTGGCCCGGTCACTCGCCGACTACGAGAAGCGCTGGGGCGCCATGTCGGCCTCGATTTTGGCGATCAGGCGCGGCAATACGCCCGCATGCTCGGAACTTCCGGCTGA
- a CDS encoding toxin-antitoxin system YwqK family antitoxin, producing the protein MTNYLAIWLVSLVGLSALAAEPASDSPPTTASAPTDDAAPAEPEAADTAAESPPTDSASAPAPVAEPPRTPGTELEEEKSADGHVSVRREVILQNGRKIPHGVETRYYADGKPRLRRVYQKGAKHGPWTEWYPDGVKAAEGAYANSMKEGRETRWFKSGKLSREVDYHHGNKCGVYNEWFTPEVKMIEANYDSKSQQHGVLKRWHKNGHPRLERNFSHGVKDGVEKLWYISGKPQSEANYKDGEFHGAASAWYPTGQLRYKREYKAGEPAGKWESWFADGQKEDESEYLDAKPHGHWRRWVAKPYHLVKDLNFKEGEFSGEQREWWPTGQLRVHSFYRDGKLHGKIEEWFEDGKRATLGEFFDGEQHGVVRTWHASGKPRTVEQFWKGRRHGIAVEWDETGNQLAYKHYRNNEEVKAPTAQSATATPASDSTR; encoded by the coding sequence ATGACGAACTACCTGGCAATATGGCTCGTTTCTCTTGTTGGCCTGTCGGCCCTGGCTGCGGAGCCAGCAAGCGACTCACCGCCGACCACCGCATCGGCGCCGACAGACGACGCAGCACCCGCCGAACCAGAGGCCGCTGACACCGCGGCCGAAAGTCCTCCGACGGATTCAGCGAGCGCGCCCGCGCCGGTTGCCGAGCCGCCGCGCACGCCAGGAACAGAGTTGGAGGAAGAGAAGTCCGCCGACGGACACGTGAGCGTACGGCGCGAAGTAATTCTGCAGAATGGCCGCAAGATTCCGCACGGCGTCGAAACTCGCTACTACGCAGATGGCAAGCCGCGTTTGCGCCGCGTTTATCAAAAAGGCGCCAAGCACGGCCCTTGGACCGAATGGTACCCGGATGGCGTCAAGGCCGCCGAAGGCGCCTATGCCAACAGCATGAAAGAGGGACGCGAGACCCGCTGGTTCAAAAGCGGCAAGCTGTCGCGCGAGGTCGATTATCACCACGGAAACAAGTGCGGCGTCTACAACGAATGGTTTACGCCGGAAGTCAAAATGATCGAGGCCAACTACGACAGTAAGTCCCAGCAGCACGGCGTTTTGAAACGTTGGCATAAGAACGGCCATCCCCGACTGGAGCGCAACTTTTCTCACGGCGTCAAAGATGGTGTGGAAAAGCTCTGGTACATCTCCGGCAAGCCGCAGTCGGAGGCAAACTACAAGGATGGCGAGTTTCACGGCGCCGCCAGCGCGTGGTACCCCACGGGGCAGTTGCGCTACAAGCGAGAGTACAAAGCCGGCGAGCCCGCGGGCAAATGGGAAAGCTGGTTCGCCGACGGTCAAAAAGAGGATGAATCCGAATATCTCGACGCCAAGCCGCATGGTCATTGGCGGCGCTGGGTCGCAAAGCCTTACCACCTAGTCAAAGACCTGAATTTCAAGGAGGGAGAATTTTCGGGCGAGCAACGGGAGTGGTGGCCAACCGGGCAGTTGCGAGTTCACTCCTTCTACCGCGATGGCAAGTTGCACGGCAAAATCGAAGAGTGGTTCGAAGACGGCAAGCGCGCCACGCTCGGCGAATTCTTCGATGGCGAACAACATGGCGTGGTGCGCACCTGGCACGCCAGCGGCAAGCCGCGGACGGTCGAACAATTTTGGAAAGGGCGCCGACACGGCATCGCCGTGGAGTGGGACGAGACGGGCAATCAACTGGCCTATAAACACTACCGCAACAATGAGGAAGTGAAGGCGCCAACGGCCCAATCGGCGACAGCGACACCCGCCAGCGATAGCACGCGTTAG